The genome window tccatcgacctaaagggctcttaaaattgacttctgtactcctccccggcgaggggagtagtgctaaaaatCGACCTTCTTGGTTCGAATTTGGGATAGTGCAGACACAGCGTagtgcaattcgatggtattggcatCCGGgacctatcccagagtgctccaatgtgactgctctggacagcactttcaactccactgcactagccaggtacacaggaaaaagtccgggaacttttgaatttcatttcctgtttggtcagcgtggcgagcttaGCAGCACAGGTGAGAATCtgttctccccgacagccaggaccttttcatcaccctggagccaataccctcccaaggcgggttcctggaccctgaaggcagagaagaaggcacctctggtgagtgcacatttgtaactacactacaggggttaaaagcaattgtgtttgtttgatttgccctgaagaattgggatgcattcgcggccagtacagctactggaaaagtctgttaacatgtctggggatggagcgggaatcctctagggacatctccatgaagctctcctggaggtactctgaaagcctttgcagaaggtttctggggagggctgccttatttcgtcctccacggtaggacactttaccatgccaagccagtagcaagtagtctggaatcactgcagcacaaagcatggcagcgaatggtcctgggttttggtcgcatttaTGCAACATtcagtctttatctttctgtgtcagcctcaggagagtgataacATTCAtgatcacctggttgaaataggggaatttttgtaagggaacagtaaaaggaccccgttcatgctgggctgtttgcgcttggctaaaagggatcatcccggagaatagccacgcggtggggggaggagtgtgctgcacatccaacccaaaaccgcagccccctccttttaaatggcaaacccaaccagcattgcttgctataggaaaggagggcgctgcaatttgaaatcattcccacatgttattaaggtggaagaagccaaccctgcataccctttggcttaccatggctgcctggaaaccgaattctgttgcccagccatgtgtgatgtgtcaccaggctggcaggtgctcaatataaaaggcaaactGTActtaaagcacatgtgctgtctgctgtgaattgcttgattcactgtgaaagagtctcccttttgttctcagaaatgtatcttcttaaattttactctcctttTTTATCTCCCCTACagatgcaaatgtttctatgctccccgtatcatctccatccctgaggttatcgcagattaggagaaaaaaaccacactcacgatgacatgttttcagagctcatgcagtcctcccccactgatagggcacagctgaatgcatggagtgCAAtcggtggcagaggccaggaaagcattcaGTGAGCGTGATCAGAACACGCAGGAgcagatgctgaggctaatgggggagcaaacggacatgatcaggcatctggtggaggaaaggcaacaagagcacagaccgctgctgcatccattgtataaccacctgccctcctcgCCAACAAcatggggggggaggctccgggcacccagatGCCCAACAACGCGGgtggggaggctccgggcacccagccactccactccggAGGATGGCCCacgcaacagaaggctgtcattcaaacagttttgatttgtagtgtggctacaataagcaatgtggccttgtccttcccgaCCCCACCCGGCTACCTTATCAgtgatctcactttttttttaataaataaagaatgcttggattcaaaacaatagggactttatttcctttgccagctgtggtcaaaggggggaggggaattggctGACAGGGAAGTAAATTCAACAGAAGGGGCggttttgcatcaaggagaaacacacacaattgtcacaccgtagcctggccagtcatgaaactggttttcaaagcctctctgatgtgcagcgcacctagctgtgctcttctaatcgccctggtgtgtagctgttcaaaattggccaccaggcgatttgcctcaacctcccaccccaccataaacgtctcccccttactctcacagatattatggagcacacagcaagcagcaataacaatgggattactggttgcgctgaggtctaacctagtcagcaaacagcaccagcaagcttttaaacatccaaaggcacattctaccaccattctgcacttgctcagcctatagttgaactgctctttactactatccaggctgcctgtgtatggcttcatgagctatgggagcgaggggtaggctgggtccccaaggataactattggcatttcaacatccccaacagtaattttctgttctgggaagtaagtcccttcttgcagctgttcgaacagcccagagttcctaaagatgcgagcatcatgcacctttcccggccaccccacgttgatgttggtgtaacgacatgtacccaaaatcaccgtgacaatgtttttgccccatcaggcattgggagcttaacccagaattccaataagCAGCGGGGactgtgagatagctacccacagtgcaccactctgagtcgatgctagccacaatattgaggacgcactccgccaacctactgcgcttagtggggacacacacgatcgactgtataaaatcgctttctaaagattgacttctataaatttgactttatttcctagtgtagacatacccatactcCCTCCGCTGGAATTGGCAGAAAGCATTCAAATTTTAAATGAGTGAAAAAACAACACATATTTTGTGAAAGATTTccccattttttgaccagctctaatcactACTATCTTCCCAGACTAAAAAAGAAAGGACCCCTTCCACTGTCCCCTCACATTCAAGGCCCCACTTCCCCACACTCCAGACAAGCAATTTTTCCCCTGTCAGTGCGATGAAACCTTGAACACTGATATGTGAGGTCCAACAGCTGGCACCCAGAGATGGTCAAACTATTGCTAGATGAGAGCCTGCAAACACCTGGATCTCAAGGAAGTGGGACAGTTGATCACTAGACAGCCCATTAAAACCAACAGACCCCTAGAATCAGGTATGACAAACCATCTTTGGTTTTCTATGGTAGTATATAACATCATCCACTGATCAGATCACAGGGGCAATCAATACACACTTGTAAGGGGAATTGTGGGGAAAAGCCAACTTTGCAaatgtgcatttgtgtctccccaCATAAACAATATAATGTGGGTTTCTTTAATTGGTAAGGACCATAATTTCAACATACCAGGATTTATAACTGCTGAGGTAAAATGGGCATCACATGAACATGCCTCCCCTCATCCTCCAGAATTCTCCAATGCCTTTCTTTAATGCATATGTGGCACAGTGCTTACACTCCTCTGGAGTAAATCCAACTAAGGCTGTCCTGGCAGTATTTATCCCATAGTTGCTGGCCAAttttttaatttgagcctctatagATTGAGGggatacataagaaaaagtcTTCCCAAGAACACAATACGAAATGTACCCAAAGTCTTCATGTGCGGTCATTATATTGTCTTGATCTTCAAAGCTCTCCACATTACAAGCGATTTCAATTTTCCCATTGTGGGGAAAAGCCATAGTCTGTACACCCTTTAAACCACGTGTATTGCTGCCTCGGATAGCACGTGCTATATCTTTTCCTGTAGCCATGTCTTGAGTGTCTATAGTCACATTGCAATTCATCACATAGGGGCTGGCTCCAACACCTATAACCGGCAGAAAAACAGATTAGTCAATTAGAACAATCCTCCTTATGAATTCCAGTGACTTTGCCTCTGCATCTGTTTTCACATTTATATGATCTGAGGCCAGATTCTGGCCTTGAATGTGCCCCAGTGATTCCAACTGACTTCAGCGAGCGCTCTGCAGGCACATCTGAGGCCAGACCTCGCCCCCTAAGCAATTATTTTAAACTCATTTTATCTTTGTAATTCTATACTCCTTGGTTTTAATTCTGTGCTTAAGCTTTTCTTTTTATTCTCCAGCTCAATAACATTTCTTTTGTTCTGCTCCCTTACCCCAATGCCTGCAAAAGTAGAAATCCCTTTGCATGTACAGAGACACAGGCTTATTAAAACTAGACTAGGCACATTTATGCTTCCCCACCACTTCCACATTCTGAAGGAATATTTTAGCTCCTAATGATGGGTCCCTGGGTCTAACTCTTGGGAATTCTGCATGAATGAATTAGATTAGAAGTTGATTTCATCAATATTAAATTTCCCTCCTTTCAAAATGCAATGGATCAAACGTTTATCCCAAACTCTTGCAGAAAGCAAATTAGTTCAGAAAAGAAATGgaatatatatttcttttttgCCTGATTAGAAATACGTTGATGCTTTTTAGCTGCTGCTCTTACAGAGAAAATGTCAACCGTGGGTGAACTCTTGATGAAATCTCTCAACTTTGAAAAGGCAATATacaagcggccctcacctccccctAGTCAGCGACCACTACAAGCTATTTTAGCACCCACATTGTTTCAGGGTCCCAGTGTTATTCCTCACAGTTGGTCTGGATGCCATGCTTATCTACTGACTGGAAAAGCAGGCAACCTATTCTAAGGCTACTGCACAATCAGACATCTGCTAAGGGATATGGAAACGAACCCATATATACATCTTTCCTTGCCCTAAGCAATAGGAGACCATCTCCTTCCTGATAGTCCCTGCTGGCCCATGGAACAAGAATCTCTGGGTTGTCTCCAAAGTCGTATCACTTTGAGAACGAGTGCAAAGCACCATCCAGGGGAAAAATTAGGACTATCAGCTGAAcctaacattttaatttttccatcATCCCACCATACCCACACTTACACTTCAGTGTATATTACAGCAGAGGACTAGAATGCAAGATCCTACTTGTGCCTATTCTCAGATCAGATCAAGATTCACggtgtgtgaccttggataaggGCAATTTGTGTGTCACACAGCGTGTGATTTTAGATACTGTGTAGGACCTGGGGACCCCTTATGACCATGCCTCCCATTTAAGCCCTTTGTGACTCAATCAACCTTGCTAAAATTGAgcgtaaaacaaaacaaaaaagtaagaCTTGACTACAAACAAGATCATTCAGATGCATTTTGCTGGTTAAATCTATTCCAAAATAATGAAGCACCAATTCAACAAATTAAAAATAGCATACTAATTTAAAGCAAAAATTGTAAATACCCtaaaaatggcttttaaaatgATGAATAAGTTTGCATTCATCCACTGACACCGCTGTTTCACTCTCTTCTTTTCAACTTTTGCAGTGGGCTAGAATTTTATTTTGTTCCACTTCACATTTACTGCAATTTTCAAATATCATACAACAAACATCCTTGGCATTTACTTTACATGGCCTAATGACCAGGCACTATATGCCTGAATGGCACTTGCGTAGATCCTGACTATGATTAGCTGATATTTATAATGCATGTTCTGGTGCTTGGATTACCCAGTATTTTTCCCCAACTGTTCCCTGAGCAACCATGGCATTTAGCACACAGtaggcctaattctgctctcagggtatgtctacactacagcaacacagctacggcattgcagctgtgccactataaCGTGGATGCTTCCTAtattgacagaaggggtttttccatcgatGTAGGTAACCCACCTCTCATaaaggcggtagctaggtcaccGGAAGACTTCTTCTCTTGACCTAGCTTTGTCCAGGGTGGAggttacatcaacctaactacatcataCAGGATGCAAAAATTTTCACCACCCTAAGTGACGTAGCTAGATCAATACAATTTTTAGGTGTAGATCAGCCTCAGTTGCACTAAAGTGTTTCTGGCCTAACTCCTCTAAAGGTAATGGAATTCACTTTGATGGCATTTGGGATCTTTCTTGTTTACCTCAATCTCTAGGAATGAATTTTTGTTTGCAAGAAGCAAATGTCtcataaatatttatattcataTTTATTTACGCAAAGGTTCAGTCCACTTTACCTGTGTGTCTGTCATCCAAAAAGGAAACAGAAACATTGCCATGTGACTAAGGTGAGCTGTCACAGCATGAAGAATCACATTAATGCTTGCTTTCAACAATTCATGAGCAATCCAAGGactgcatcccccccccccacacacataaataataataaagtttgaatgatttatttgtattacagtcatGCTTAGAGATCCCAATGAGAtgagggcctcattgtgctaggagcaGTACACACATACAggatagtccctgtcccaaaacGCTGTCAATCTAAACAGACTAATGGTGGGAGAAGAAAGAGGCACACAGAGAAATGAATTGTCTTGCCAAAGGTTACACAACAGTTCAGTGGTCAAGGCTATCAGAAGCCAGCTCTCCCAATGCCCAATTCAGTGCCCTATCCTAGATTCAAATGCAGCCCAAAACAATCAGCTGGTTATGACCAATCggcaaacaacaacaaacaaggCCAAATtcagataaattattcattacaaaTATCTCTCCCTACTCTACTTATGTATCAGGGAAATGTACAAAGCCTAATGTCTCTCTCTGACAATTTTGctggtttttaaaaattctgaatcATGTACTGTGCAACCGATGATCTGGTGGTACCACAAAGAACTCTACAGTTAACTGATAGTGATGTAAACTCTTTATGCCAGATTGTTTAAGCACAGAGAAAACAAATGCACTTAATTAAGATCTGATGTGTATTTTTCCCCCCATACACAAATGCAATATTTGTGTTTGGGCATTGGCAGAAATGACTGTGATCTATGGTATTAATGTCTGGTTTAAAGATGTTTGTGGTAGGCTCATGTCTggagcaacaaaaattaaaatgtattcagACAAAACAATGGTGAGAAGTccattagaaaaataaaaagcagtgatcataggaaaaaaaaacatgtattCTTCTCTCAGAAAATTATTCACATATCATAACTTTTCTTAAACAGGATACAAACACTGTCATTCTCAATAAAATCAAAGGCGCTGAGAGTACTCTTTTCCCCCAGAAGTATACAAAGAGCTTTATTTTATCTGGAGGAGAGTAGATAACTCAGCAATGGTTCTGCTTATTTTCCCAGGATGTTTTCAAATTAAATAAATTGGTAGTAAGTGGGCAGGGACACCCAGCTGGTTTCATGCACAAGCCTTATGCATCAGGGAACTTTGGTTCAAGAAATCTAGATTAGACTATAAGCAACGGACTGAATCCCCAATAGACCATCATACAACTGGGATGCTGTGGAGAAGCCCACAGTGAAATAGTAACATTGCGTGCTCCAGAATGAAGTATTTGACCGCATTGTAAAAGACATTTTGGAGGGTTTGCTCACATTATATATGGCCATAGCCAGATCTACCAAAATTGTACTCGTCTGCAGTTCACACACAGGCAAGAACTGCGCCTGTGGATTTTGAAGGGCATCCGCTAGACAAAAGACAGCTGAACTAGAACATTAAAGAGTGTCAGTGACTGGATTCCAATATGAGTTATTTCTTGCTAGAATCACAAGTGAATAATCTGtaggctggggagagaggagacgGAGGAAGGGTCCGTGGCACGTTTGCAAAGACATGCAGACCACACTCCCTGATCCCTGTGCTGGCTCCTATCATGGATGGCCTGTGGAGCAGCTGCTCAGCAGGGTTTTGGGGGAGCCAGGATTTGGGTGGATGGAAAATATCCACCCTGTCATCTTCCTGCTGCGTGTGGGTTTTTGGCAGTCATTTAGGCATAGCATCCTGCCAGAATTGGGACGTTAGTATGGAGATTAATCTTACAGCTTCACTGTCAGcctgaacaaaaataaaaccccacaaaACAGCACTGAGCTCTTTCCTCTCTTCCTCTGGCTAAAAAGCAAACTAGTCGGTTTGTTCCATGATCAACTCTGCAGTGCTTCTAAAGAACAAAAATGAGCTGGAAACACACTAGGTACTGGCATGCAAATGAGCGGAACCAAAGGCAGATTTGAAGCACAGCAGAGCAAAACTTTGGTGTGATGCCCCAAAGCAGATTAAATGGTCATAGTTCTGGTTTTCAAGCACAGCTTCAGGTGAACCTGGTCTGCTGTATGCTCCTGCACCTCACTTGATGTTCCTTGACTTGTACCCAACTGTTTGCCTATACCATAGGGTAATGTATATTGTATAGGGGTATGATTACAAAAGCCCTTTAATGCGTTGCACTGTAATTAGTCTGTGTAgaacaggggtgagcaaactacggcctgcaagccagatccggcccctcggggctttggatctggcccacgggattgccacccctgtggcaccacaggccccgcgccgctcccggaagcggccagcaccatgtccctgcggcccctggggaagagggggcagagggatccacgcgctgcccttgcctgcaggcactgccccctacagctcccattggccaggaacgagaaaccgcggccaatgggagctttggggaaggtACCCACAGCACACGAAGCACTttgcccccgctccctcccatgGGCCggagggacatggtgctggccgcttctgggagcggtgtggggccagggcaggcagggagcctaccctTGCCCCGGGTACACGCCGCTGCCACCCGGGAACCGCTCCAGGTAAGCTGTGCCagaccagagcccacaccccaaactcctcctgcacccctcatcccaactccctgccctgagccccctgccacaccccgcctgcaccccaaccccctacccatcccgcaccccaaccccctgccctgagtcacctgctgcaccccgcacctctcctgcaccccaaccccctgtcgagcccccttgtacactctgcacccctcctctgccccaaccccttgccctgag of Chrysemys picta bellii isolate R12L10 chromosome 11, ASM1138683v2, whole genome shotgun sequence contains these proteins:
- the FTCDNL1 gene encoding formiminotransferase N-terminal subdomain-containing protein isoform X4 gives rise to the protein MSSTKVGFRLAACLLNISEARKKDIVEKIAKAALHDDNGQKHSQATVLNIFSDYDYNRSVITIAAPIDMLGNYVIAACTEAFRSIDMAIQEGIHPCLGAVDLVPIYPLLDVGMEECGKVAQSVGASPYVMNCNVTIDTQDMATGKDIARAIRGSNTRGLKGVQTMAFPHNGKIEIACNVESFEDQDNIMTAHEDFGYISYCVLGKTFSYVSPQSIEAQIKKLASNYGINTARTALVGFTPEECKHCATYALKKGIGEFWRMRGGMFM